The Scleropages formosus chromosome 11, fSclFor1.1, whole genome shotgun sequence genome window below encodes:
- the tnfaip8l3 gene encoding tumor necrosis factor alpha-induced protein 8-like protein 3: MDSDSGELSEGEISPGQESFNSRSLALQAQKKILSKVATMAVANLLTDDTSSQILDELYKATREYTRSKKEAHKIIKDVIKIALKVGILYRNHQFSPEELETVDRFKKKMNQAAMTAVSFHEVDYTFDRVILSEVLLECRDLLHELVERHLTARSHGRIDRVFNHFADVEFLSVLYGSAEYRLYLEKICEGINKLLDEGVL; encoded by the coding sequence GCCAGGAGAGCTTCAATTCCAGGAGCCTGGCCCTGCAGGCACAGAAGAAAATCTTGAGCAAGGTGGCCACCATGGCAGTGGCCAATCTCCTGACAGATGACACAAGCAGCCAGATACTGGACGAGCTCTATAAAGCGACTCGTGAGTACACCAGAAGCAAGAAAGAGGCACACAAGATCATCAAGGATGTTATCAAGATTGCTCTCAAGGTTGGCATCCTTTACCGCAACCATCAGTTCagcccagaggagctggagacagTGGATCGTTTCAAGAagaagatgaaccaggcagccATGACTGCAGTCAGCTTTCACGAGGTGGACTACACCTTCGATCGGGTTATCCTGTCCGAGGTGTTGCTGGAGTGCAGGGACCTTCTGCACGAGTTGGTGGAACGCCACCTGACCGCCCGCTCCCACGGTCGCATCGACCGCGTCTTCAACCACTTTGCCGATGTGGAGTTCCTCTCCGTGCTCTATGGTTCCGCCGAGTACAGACTTTACCTTGAGAAGATATGCGAGGGGATTAACAAACTTCTGGACGAGGGCGTGCTTTGA